In Microcella indica, the genomic window GATCGAACTGGGCGTGGACGTCGGAGGCGGTGGGCTGGTCATAGACGGAGTGCAGCATCGCCTTCACCGCCGGCCACATGCTCTTCGGGGTCACGCTCATCAGGTTCGCCGCGTAGTGGGTGCGGCAGCGTTGCCAGGTGGCGCCGGGCAGGTTCGCTGCGATCGCGTCTTTCAGGCCGGCGTGCGCGTCACTGGTGACGAGCTGCACGCCGGTGAGCCCGCGGGCGACGAGGTCGGCGAAGAACGCATTCCACGCCGACCCGGTCTCGCTCGTGGCCGTCTGCAGGCCGAGGACTTCCCGGCGGCCGTCGCCGTTGACCCCGGTGGCGATCAGCACGACCGTGTTCACCACCCGGCCGCCCTCGCGAACCTTCATCGTGAGAGCGTCGGCAGCCACGAACGTGAACGGGCCCGCCTCGACCAAAGACCGGTGCCGGAAGTCGGCAACCTGCTCGTCGAGCTCGGCAGCCATCCGCGAGACCTGCGACTTCGATAGAGCGTTGATGCCGAGAGTCTTCACCAGCTTGTCCATCCGCCGGGTGCTCACCCCGGCGAGGTAGCAGTCGGCAATCACGGTGATCAGAGCCGCCTCGGAGCGTTTCCTGCGCTCCAGCAGCCACTCCGGAAAGTAGGTGCCCGATCGTAGTTTCGGGATCGCGACATCGATCGTGCCGATGCGAGTGTCCAGGTCACGGTGCCGGTAGCCGTTGCGGTGCGTCACCCGATCAGGGCTGGGCTTGCCCCACTCGGCGCCGACCACAGCGTCGGCATCAGCGGACAGCAGGGCGTTGATCATGGTCTGCAGCAAATGCCTCATCAAATCCGGCGACGCCTCCGAGAGGGCTTCACCCAGAACGGTCGCAGGGTCGACAATGTGTGGAGCGGTCATCGTGTTGATGCCTTTCGAGTGGAGGTAAGAGACTTCTCGAAGGATCACACGGTGACCGCGTCCACGTCAGCAACGACGTGCGCGACCACCGTGCGTTACACCACTATGTGGGACTCCACTCGAAACTCCCGGATTGATTGCTGAGACACCATGTGCGACAGCAGTTGTAGTCAAGGATTGGTACACCCGCGCCACCTACGATTAACCCCATGCCCCGCGGCCCCATCGACCTGCACACGCACAGCAGCGTCAGTGACGGCACCGAGACCCCCACGCAGCTCATCCGCGCCGCGCTCGAGGCGGGCCTCGACACAGTCGCGATCACCGACCACGACTCGACGGCCGGGTGGGATGAGGCGCTCACGGCGGCGAGCGGCACGGGCATCCAGATCATTCGGGGCATGGAGCTCAGCACGCGGTACGAGTGGCGCAGCGTGCACGTGCTCGGCTACCTCTTCGACCCCAACGACGGCGAGCTCGTCGCCGAGACGGCGCACATTCGCGCCGACCGCCTCGGCCGGGCCGAGCGCATGGTCACCAACATCGCGCGCGACTACGACGTCAGCTGGGATGACGTGCTCGCGCAGAGCGGAGGCGACAGCATCGGCCGCCCCCACATCGCCGACGCGCTCGTGGCCCGCGGCATCGTGCGCACGCGCAGCGAGGCCTTCGCGTCGATCCTGCACTTCACGGGCGGCTACTACCTGCCGCACGAGGCGCCGACCGTGCTCGACGGGGTGCGCATGATCACCGAGGCCGGGGGAGCCGCGGTGCTCGCCCACCCGGCGACGCGCGGACGTGAGGCGGTCGTCGACGACCGCGGCATGGCGGCGCTCGTCGAGGCGGGGCTCGTGGGGCTCGAGGTCGGTCACCGTGAGAACACGCCCGACGGCCGCGCCCGCCTGCTCGAGCTCGCCGCCCAGTTCGACCTCGTCGTCACCGGGTCGAGCGACTACCACGGCGAGGGCAAGCCCAACCGCCTCGCCGAGAACACGACCGAGCCCGAGGCACTCGAGCGCCTCATCGCGCGCACGAGCGGCGTGCGGCCCGTGCGCGCCTAGGGCGGGCGCGAGGCGAGTCACGCCGATTGTGACAAGACACGCGAAACGTTCGGCGTGGTGTGTCACGAACGGCGTGACGGGGTGCGCTCGAGCGGCAACGCGCACAAGTGGTGTCGCGCGCCACCGAGCCAGAGCCCCTAGCTCGTCGGCTCGGCCTCCGTGTGCAGCGGCGTCTGCGCTGCGATCTGACCGGTGGCCGTCGGCGGCTCGGCAGGGATGACCCGGCGCACGAGCAGGACGACCGGCAGCACGAGCGTCGCGATGATCGCGCCGACCATGAAGGCGAGCTGGATGCCCGGCACCGAGACCTCGCTCGCCACGCTGCCCGGCCCGCCGGCGGCGGCCGCGACCGAGATGAAGAGCGCGATGCCCGCGGCCCCGGAGACCTGCTGAATGGTGCCGACAATGGCCGAGCCGTAGGAGTTGAGCTCGGGGCGAATAGCGGAGAGCCCGTTCGTGAGAAGCGGCGTGAACAGCAGCGCGAGGCCCATGCTGAGCCCGATGTGCGCGGCGGTGATGAGCCACAGCGGCGTCGTGGCCGAGAGGAACGTCATGCCCCACATGGCGACGGCGAGCAGGATCGCTCCGCTCAGGGCGAGGCCGCGCGGCCCGACCGCGTCGTAGCGGCGCCCGATGAGCGGCGCGATGAGCCCCTGCAGCAGCGCTCCCGGCAGGATGAGCAGTCCTGAGACGAGCGGGCTCAGGCCGAGCACCTGCTGCACGTAGAGCGGGATGAGGATGATCGCCCCGAACAGCGCCATCGACGCGACCGACACGGTGATGATGGAGAGGGTGAACTGCCGCGCCTGGAAGGTGCGCAGGTCGAGCAGCGCGCGCTCTCCGCGGCGCTGCAGGACGAGCTGGCGCCAGACGAACAGCGCGAGACCGAGCATCCCGATGGCAATCGCGATGATCGCGGTCGTCGTCGCTTCGCTGATCGCGGATGCTCCCGCCTCGCCGCCCGCGCCCCCACTCTGCCCGGCCTCGCCGAGCAGGCTCAGCCCGTAGACGAAGCCGCCGAACCCGATCGCCGAGAGCGGCACCGAGAGCAGGTCGAGGCGGCCCGGCTGCGGCTCGCCCACGTTGACGACGCGCAGCGCGCCGAGGGTCAAGGCCGCGAGCGCGATCGGCAGCATGACGATGAACAGCCAGCGCCAGCCGAGCGAGTCGAGGATGAGGCCCGAAACGCTCGGCCCGAGCGCGGGCGCGACGGCGATGACGATCGAGATGCGCCCCACGATGCGGCCGCGAATCTGCGGCGGCACGAGCCCGAACACGGTCGTGAACAGCAGCGGCATCATGATGGCCGTGCCGCTCGCCTGCACGATGCGCGCCACGAGCAGCATCTCGAAGCCGGGGGAGAGCGCGCCGAGGAGCGTGCCGAGGCCGAACAGGCTCATCGCGACGATGAACATGGGCCGCGTCTGGAAGCGCTGCAGCAGGAAGCCCGTGATGGGGATGATGACGGCGAGGGTCAGCATGAACGCGGTCGTCAGCCACTGCGCCATCGCCGCCGTGACGCCGAGGTCGTCGATGAGCTCCGGGATCGCGACCCCGAACAGCGTCTCGTTGAGGATCACCACGAAGGCGGAGACGAGCAGGAGCGAGATGACGAGGCTGTGCCGAGCGTCCATGGTGGGCGCGGGCGCCGAGGAGACGCGCGCGGAAGGGGAGGTGGTCACCGCGAGGTCAACCTAGGAGTTCGCGGCGGTATTCCCGCCCGAATTCTGACCGCCGCCTCCGCCGCTGCGACGACGACGGCGCCGACGCGGGGCACCACCCTCGCCCGACGAGGATGCTGCGCTCGAGCCCTCGGACGCACCAGCATTGCGGCCGCCGCCGGAGCGCTCGCCGCCACGCTGCTCCCCGCCACCCTGGCCGCCGCGACCCTCGCCGCCACCGCCACCACCGCTGCGCCGGCTGCGCTCGCGCGGAGGCCGCGAGGCCTCGCGCTCGACGCGGGGGATGGGGGTCGCCTTGAGGCGGCCCTTCGAGCCCTCGGGAATGTTGAGGTCGGCGTAGAGGTGGGGCGACGAGGAGTACGTCTCGACCGGGTCGGGCTGGCCCATGTCGAGGGCGCGGTTGATGAGCGCCCACTTGTGCATGTCGGCCCAGTCGACGAAGGTCACGGCGATGCCGGTCTTGCCCGCGCGGCCGGTGCGGCCCACGCGGTGCAGGTAGGCGTCGTGGTCGTCGGGCACGGTGTGGTTGATGACGTGCGTGACGTCGTTGACGTCGATGCCGCGCGCGGCGACATCCGTCGCGATGAGGATGTCCTTCTTGCCGGCCTTGAACGCGGCCATGGAGCGCTCGCGCGCCTCCTGCGTCATGTCGCCGTGCACGGCGCCCGCGCTGAAGCCGCGGTCGTTGAGCTCTTCGACGATCTTCGCCGCGGCGCGCTTGGTGCGCGTGAAGACGACGGTCTTGCCGCGCCCCTCGGACTGCAGGATGCGGCCGATGACCTCATCCTTGTCGAGCGCGTGCGCCCGGTAGACGATGTGCTTGATGTTCGACTGCCACAGGCCCTCGTCGGGGTCGGTCGCGCGAATATGAATCGGCCGCGTCATGAACCGGCGCGCCAAGGCGACGATGGGGCCCGGCATGGTGGCCGAGAACAGCATGGTGTGACGCGTGGGCTTGGTCTGCGCGAAGAGCTTCTCGATGTCGCCGAGGAAGCCCAGGTCGAGCATCTTGTCGGCCTCGTCGAGCACCATGACCTGCACGTCGGCGAGCGACAGCAGCCGCTGGCTCGCGAGGTCGAGCAGGCGGCCTGGAGTGCCGACGACGATCTGCGCGCCCGCCTTGATCTGCTCGATCTGGCCCTCGTAGGCCTTGCCGCCGTAGATGGAGACGATCTTGACGTCGCGGTTGGCGGAGGCGAGCTCGAGGTCTTGCGTCACCTGCACGCAGAGCTCGCGCGTGGGCACGACGACGAGCGCCTTGACGCCCGGCTCGGGGTGCAGGCCGAGGTGCTGGATGAGCGGAAGCCCGAAACCGAAGGTCTTGCCTGTACCGGTCTTGGCCTGGCCGATGATGTCCTGCCCGCTGAGCGCGAGGGGGATCGTCTGGGTCTGGATGGGGAAGGGCTCGATGATGCCCTTGCTTGCGAGGGCTTCGACCATGTCGGTCTCGATGCCCAGGTCGGAGAAAGTCACGTGGGTGTATCGCCTG contains:
- a CDS encoding IS256 family transposase, whose amino-acid sequence is MTAPHIVDPATVLGEALSEASPDLMRHLLQTMINALLSADADAVVGAEWGKPSPDRVTHRNGYRHRDLDTRIGTIDVAIPKLRSGTYFPEWLLERRKRSEAALITVIADCYLAGVSTRRMDKLVKTLGINALSKSQVSRMAAELDEQVADFRHRSLVEAGPFTFVAADALTMKVREGGRVVNTVVLIATGVNGDGRREVLGLQTATSETGSAWNAFFADLVARGLTGVQLVTSDAHAGLKDAIAANLPGATWQRCRTHYAANLMSVTPKSMWPAVKAMLHSVYDQPTASDVHAQFDRTLDYVAEKLPAVAEHLDTARADILAFTEFPKDVWSQIWSNNPNERLNREIRRRTDSVGIFPNRDSVIRLVGGVLAEQTDEWAEGRRYLGLEVLARSRMRVLPNNGDEVVADTFIALSA
- a CDS encoding DEAD/DEAH box helicase; translation: MTFSDLGIETDMVEALASKGIIEPFPIQTQTIPLALSGQDIIGQAKTGTGKTFGFGLPLIQHLGLHPEPGVKALVVVPTRELCVQVTQDLELASANRDVKIVSIYGGKAYEGQIEQIKAGAQIVVGTPGRLLDLASQRLLSLADVQVMVLDEADKMLDLGFLGDIEKLFAQTKPTRHTMLFSATMPGPIVALARRFMTRPIHIRATDPDEGLWQSNIKHIVYRAHALDKDEVIGRILQSEGRGKTVVFTRTKRAAAKIVEELNDRGFSAGAVHGDMTQEARERSMAAFKAGKKDILIATDVAARGIDVNDVTHVINHTVPDDHDAYLHRVGRTGRAGKTGIAVTFVDWADMHKWALINRALDMGQPDPVETYSSSPHLYADLNIPEGSKGRLKATPIPRVEREASRPPRERSRRSGGGGGGEGRGGQGGGEQRGGERSGGGRNAGASEGSSAASSSGEGGAPRRRRRRRSGGGGGQNSGGNTAANS
- a CDS encoding PHP domain-containing protein; this translates as MPRGPIDLHTHSSVSDGTETPTQLIRAALEAGLDTVAITDHDSTAGWDEALTAASGTGIQIIRGMELSTRYEWRSVHVLGYLFDPNDGELVAETAHIRADRLGRAERMVTNIARDYDVSWDDVLAQSGGDSIGRPHIADALVARGIVRTRSEAFASILHFTGGYYLPHEAPTVLDGVRMITEAGGAAVLAHPATRGREAVVDDRGMAALVEAGLVGLEVGHRENTPDGRARLLELAAQFDLVVTGSSDYHGEGKPNRLAENTTEPEALERLIARTSGVRPVRA
- a CDS encoding DHA2 family efflux MFS transporter permease subunit, with protein sequence MTTSPSARVSSAPAPTMDARHSLVISLLLVSAFVVILNETLFGVAIPELIDDLGVTAAMAQWLTTAFMLTLAVIIPITGFLLQRFQTRPMFIVAMSLFGLGTLLGALSPGFEMLLVARIVQASGTAIMMPLLFTTVFGLVPPQIRGRIVGRISIVIAVAPALGPSVSGLILDSLGWRWLFIVMLPIALAALTLGALRVVNVGEPQPGRLDLLSVPLSAIGFGGFVYGLSLLGEAGQSGGAGGEAGASAISEATTTAIIAIAIGMLGLALFVWRQLVLQRRGERALLDLRTFQARQFTLSIITVSVASMALFGAIILIPLYVQQVLGLSPLVSGLLILPGALLQGLIAPLIGRRYDAVGPRGLALSGAILLAVAMWGMTFLSATTPLWLITAAHIGLSMGLALLFTPLLTNGLSAIRPELNSYGSAIVGTIQQVSGAAGIALFISVAAAAGGPGSVASEVSVPGIQLAFMVGAIIATLVLPVVLLVRRVIPAEPPTATGQIAAQTPLHTEAEPTS